The following is a genomic window from Pseudomonas lurida.
ATGGCGAAGAGCGCTGCGTAGCCTGCAACCTCTGCGCCGTGGCATGCCCTGTGGGTTGCATCTCCCTGCAGAAAGCTGAAACCGAAGACGGTCGCTGGTACCCGGACTTCTTCCGCATCAACTTCTCGCGCTGCATTTTCTGCGGCCTCTGCGAGGAAGCTTGCCCGACCACCGCAATCCAGCTGACACCGGATTTCGAGATGGCCGAGTTCAAACGTCAGGACCTGGTGTACGAGAAAGAAGATCTGCTGATCTCTGGTCCCGGTAAAAACCCTGATTACAACTTCTATCGTGTTGCAGGTATGGCCGTTGCCGGTAAGCCGAAGGGCGCCGCACAAAACGAAGCCGAGCCGATCAACGTGAAGAGCTTGCTGCCTTAAGGAAGAAAGATGGAATTCGCTTTCTATTTCGCATCGGGTATCGCGGTTGTGTCCACGCTTCGCGTGATCACCAACACCAATCCCGTGCACGCCCTGCTCTACCTGATCATTTCGCTGATCGCCGTGGCCATGACCTTCTTCAGCCTCGGCGCACCGTTCGCCGGTGTGCTGGAAGTGATCGCCTACGCCGGCGCCATCATGGTGCTGTTCGTGTTTGTGGTGATGATGCTCAACCTGGGGCCGGCCTCGGTCGCCCAGGAACGCGTCTGGCTCAAGCCTGGCATCTGGCTCGGCCCGGTGATCCTGGCAGCCCTGCTGCTGGCTGAACTGCTGTATGTGCTGTTCGCTCACCAGAGCGGCCAGGCCATCGGCCACA
Proteins encoded in this region:
- the nuoI gene encoding NADH-quinone oxidoreductase subunit NuoI gives rise to the protein MFKYIGDIVKGTGTQLRSLVMVFGHGFRKRDTLQYPEEAVYLPPRYRGRIVLTRDPDGEERCVACNLCAVACPVGCISLQKAETEDGRWYPDFFRINFSRCIFCGLCEEACPTTAIQLTPDFEMAEFKRQDLVYEKEDLLISGPGKNPDYNFYRVAGMAVAGKPKGAAQNEAEPINVKSLLP
- the nuoJ gene encoding NADH-quinone oxidoreductase subunit J, which gives rise to MEFAFYFASGIAVVSTLRVITNTNPVHALLYLIISLIAVAMTFFSLGAPFAGVLEVIAYAGAIMVLFVFVVMMLNLGPASVAQERVWLKPGIWLGPVILAALLLAELLYVLFAHQSGQAIGHTTVDAKAVGISLFGPYLLVVELASMLLLAAAITAFHLGRNEAKEQ